The Rhododendron vialii isolate Sample 1 chromosome 6a, ASM3025357v1 genome includes a window with the following:
- the LOC131331121 gene encoding cytochrome P450 82A3-like, translating to MRKITVLELLSNHRVAMCSHVRESELKNSVKEVYNNWVKKGSCLVEMKIWMEDITLKLTAGVIAGNRRKNVNDGFREAFKPFFDLMGTFTVADAIPYLRWFDFGGYEKEVKKTGKKMDDLRQEWLNEHKRRKNTGDLVAEAEKDFMDVMLEILDDGTNKILNFEADTIIKATCVGLILGAIGLTSITLTWAVALLLNNPRVLKKAREELNTQIGGQRLVEESDVKNLVYIQAIIKETLRLYPPAVLVPPRKNIEGCTVGGYHVPAGTILFVNLWKIHHDPQVWPNPWEFRPERFLTTHKDVDLRGMHYELLPFGSGRRGCPAISFALQVLQFTLASLVHAFEIAKPSDEPVDMTESLRFNNVKQVPLQVLLTPRLPSEVYGRL from the exons ATGCGGAAGATCACGGTGCTCGAGCTTTTGTCGAACCACCGGGTCGCTATGTGCAGTCATGTGCGCGAGTCGGAGTTGAAAAACTCGGTGAAAGAAGTTTATAACAATTGGGTGAAGAAGGGGAGTTGTTTGGTAGAGATGAAGATATGGATGGAGGACATAACCTTGAAATTGACTGCTGGAGTTATTGCAG GgaatagaagaaaaaatgtcAATGACGGTTTTCGGGAGGCGTTTAAGCCATTTTTTGATCTAATGGGGACATTTACCGTGGCGGATGCGATCCCGTATCTCAGATGGTTTGATTTCGGAGGGTACGAGAAGGAGGTGAAGAAGACGGGAAAGAAAATGGATGACCTACGTCAAGAGTGGTTAAACGAACATAAACGGCGAAAAAACACCGGTGATCTGGTGGCTGAGGCTGAGAAAGACTTCATGGACGTGATGTTGGAAATTCTCGACGATGGTACAAATAAGATACTCAATTTTGAGGCTGATACAATCATTAAGGCTACATGTGTG GGTCTTATTCTAGGTGCCATCGGTCTTACAAGCATAACTCTTACATGGGCAGTTGCTTTGCTCCTCAACAATCCCCGCGTACTAAAGAAAGCCCGAGAAGAATTGAACACCCAAATTGGTGGACAAAGGCTAGTAGAAGAATCAGACGTCAAAAACCTGGTCTACATCCAAGCCATAATCAAAGAAACCTTGCGTTTATACCCACCGGCCGTACTTGTGCCCCCGCGGAAAAACATAGAGGGCTGCACTGTGGGCGGGTACCACGTCCCAGCGGGCACCATCCTATTTGTGAACTTGTGGAAAATTCATCATGATCCCCAGGTATGGCCCAACCCATGGGAGTTCCGGCCCGAAAGGTTCTTGACGACTCACAAGGATGTTGATTTGCGAGGGATGCATTATGAGTTGCTGCCATTTGGAAGCGGGAGGAGAGGGTGCCCAGCAATCTCTTTTGCACTCCAAGTTCTGCAATTTACGCTTGCTAGTCTGGTACATGCGTTTGAAATTGCAAAGCCATCTGATGAACCTGTTGATATGACTGAGAGCCTTAGATTCAACAATGTCAAACAAGTGCCACTTCAAGTCCTTCTCACTCCGCGCTTGCCTTCTGAAGTTTATGGACGATTATGA